GCTTTTTTGCTGCATTGAAGCTAAACCCATTAGGAGCTAGAAAGTGTACGACAATTTTCTTATGTCTAATTATTTGGACCAGCAAGAACGGTTTATGTAACGGCCACTCGACTCTTTAAGAGGTAAAATGAAGATATATCTTGATCACAATGTGCTAGATGCATTAAGCAAAGGCCACTTTAGACTCAATCCACCAGAAGGTACGGTTTGGATTTATTCCAATGAAACGTTGAATGAAATTAAGCGTTCTGGTGATCGTCGGTTTTTGGATGTTTTAAGAACACTAAAAGCTAAAAAGATTGAGTTGGTTCTTGATGGTGCTTTTAGATTGACTGGTGACGCCTATATCCATGAGTTTCGAGATCCGCATGATTTCTATCAAGAGTGGCTCGAGGCGACGACACAATGTCCAATTGATGAGGAAGCAAATCTACAGCTCTTAAGTAGGCTAGCAGGAGGGGACAATCATAGTGAAATATTGCAGTACCCTTCTCGAATAAGAGAGCAAATACATAACTTGCTCGTGTCGATTCACATTAAACATTGAAACTGGACAATAAAGTGTAGAACTTAACCAATAAAGATCGAAACTTTTTGAGCTGATAATGACTCGGATATGCCCCATTTCGATTTTCATAAAATAGCCCACTTACTCCGTTAAGTGACTTTCAGCCATATTTTTTCTTATGCGTGCTAAGAACAAATTTCCTTTGGAGAATTCTCTCGACTTAGACATTAAAAGCTAACGCTCTCTTAGCAGCTCCCAATGTTTTTAGAAACCCGGTTGAGTAAATTCTTAATTGCACGTGATAGTATCTGATTCTGCCTTACAATATACCCCAGACTAACGTTCGGGAATTCAGGTAGTTCCGTAATGGTTGTTTTTAAATTCTTTTTGGAATGGAGTGAAAGGTCGGGAACTATCGCTATACCAAATCCAGCTTCTGCCCAATCAATTTGTGAATCAACACTTCCTACTTCCATTATTCGATAGTTAGAAAGGTTTAGTGATGGTAAAGCTAAGTCAATTACACCTCGTGTACGTGTGTCGTGCCCTAGTAGTATCAGGGTAGGTTTATCATCTTTATTTTTTGCCAGCTTTTGCTGCCACATGTTTAAGCTGCTACCAACAGCGCACCACTTCACTTTTTGAAGCTCGGTAAAACAGAGTGGCGGCTTTTCCTCTTGTGCGAAGATGAATCCTAAATCTGCTTTGGCACTTTTTACTAACTCAGAAGCTTGTGAAGATGTGGTATTGGTTAAAGTGATATCTATACCTGGAAATTCTTTTTTAAAGATCTGTAGCGGTGACATTAGCAACAGGCGAGAGATAATATCGCTGGCAGCGATAGTTAGCGTTCCATGGCGCAATTCGTTGATTGCGTTAATATCTGATTGACATATTTGTAATTCCATCAAGGTGTTTCTAGCACTTACAAGTAAACGCTCGCCTGCTTGAGTAAGCCTAAAAGGGGTTCGCTCGATCAGTTTAGTGCGAGTAGCCTGCTCTAGCTGTTTAATATGTAGACTAACATTAGGCTGAGTCATATTTAACTCATTCGCAGTTTTACCAAAGTGTCTCAGTCGCTCTAACTCTACAAATGTTTTAAGCCAACTAAGCTCCAACATATTAGCTCCTCGATCTACTGTGAGATATTTAGAGTATCCTGATATGAATATCTTATCAAAGTAATAAAGATTATTAATTTAACTTATTTAGAATGAGTGCTTAGTATTTTGAGTATGTTTTTATAGTTTTGTAGGAAAATTAGTTATGTCGTCAGTTATTGTAGTTGGTGCAAATTGGGGTGATGAAGGGAAAGGTAGAATAGTTGATTATTTGGCGGACCAAGCATCTGCGAGTATTCGTTTTCAAGGTGGTAATAATGCTGGCCATACAGTGATAAATGACTATGGTAGTTTCAAACTACACCAATTACCCAGTGGAGTTTTTGGTCCAAGCTGTAGCGCTGTTTTGGGGCCAGGTATGGTAATTAGCCCAGCGTCACTATCGCAAGAGATTTCATTGGTGAAAGAAGCGGGGGTTGAAGTCGATCTACGTATTTCAGATCGAGCGACGCTTTGCTTGCCTCTCCATGCACTAGAGGATACCCTCGAAGAGCAACGTCTTGGTGAAAAAGCATATGGTTCAACTCGTCAGGGGATCGCTCCAGCATATGGTGACCGAGTTATGAAAAAGGGAATCCTTGTTGGTTGGTTAAAGCAACCAGATGTGTTACTTGAGCGTATACAGTTTATGTTGGATTGGAAATTGCCTCAACTTCGTGCTCTGTACCCTGAGTTTGAATTCAATC
This genomic stretch from Vibrio marisflavi CECT 7928 harbors:
- a CDS encoding LysR family transcriptional regulator gives rise to the protein MLELSWLKTFVELERLRHFGKTANELNMTQPNVSLHIKQLEQATRTKLIERTPFRLTQAGERLLVSARNTLMELQICQSDINAINELRHGTLTIAASDIISRLLLMSPLQIFKKEFPGIDITLTNTTSSQASELVKSAKADLGFIFAQEEKPPLCFTELQKVKWCAVGSSLNMWQQKLAKNKDDKPTLILLGHDTRTRGVIDLALPSLNLSNYRIMEVGSVDSQIDWAEAGFGIAIVPDLSLHSKKNLKTTITELPEFPNVSLGYIVRQNQILSRAIKNLLNRVSKNIGSC